A window of Bacteroidia bacterium contains these coding sequences:
- the ettA gene encoding energy-dependent translational throttle protein EttA translates to MSEKIIFSMAGVGKIYPPNKQVLKDIYLSYFYGAKIGVLGLNGSGKSTLLKIMAGIDTNFLGEAKLSPGYTVGYLEQEPILNPEKTVKETVEEGAQNVIEILAEYDRINEQFANEMSDDEMNKLIERQAAIQDKIDAVDGWNLDTRLERAMDALRCAPSETKIGILSGGEKRRVALCRLLIQQPDILLLDEPTNHLDAESVEWLEKHLQQYPGTVIAVTHDRYFLDNVAGWILELDRGQGIPWKGNYSSWLEQKQKRLQQEEKQESKRQRTLERELDWIRMAPKARQAKGKARLNAYEKLVGEAGMEREQQLEIFIPSGPRLGDVVIRAENITKSYENRILIENLSFNIPKGGIVGIIGPNGSGKTTLFRMITGTEKPDSGTITVGHTVVLGYVDQEHDTLNPEYDVYKSITDGNDIIKLGNKEVNGRAYVSRFNFSGSDQTKKIATLSGGERNRVHLANILKVGANVLLLDEPTNDIDINTLRALEEGIENFGGCAIIISHDRWFLDRICTHIMAFEGDSTVYFFEGNYTEYEESRRKRLGKDAEPKRIRYRSLS, encoded by the coding sequence ATGAGCGAAAAAATTATTTTTTCGATGGCCGGTGTAGGTAAAATCTATCCGCCGAATAAGCAAGTACTAAAAGATATTTATCTATCCTATTTTTATGGTGCCAAGATTGGTGTACTCGGGTTAAATGGATCCGGCAAAAGTACACTCCTAAAAATCATGGCAGGGATAGACACCAACTTTTTGGGGGAGGCTAAACTTTCGCCGGGTTATACCGTAGGCTATTTAGAGCAAGAACCCATTTTAAATCCTGAAAAAACAGTTAAAGAAACGGTTGAAGAAGGTGCCCAAAATGTTATCGAAATTTTAGCCGAATATGACCGGATTAACGAGCAGTTTGCCAATGAAATGTCTGATGATGAGATGAACAAACTCATTGAGAGGCAAGCAGCTATCCAAGATAAAATTGATGCTGTTGATGGTTGGAATTTAGATACTCGTTTGGAGCGCGCAATGGACGCACTACGTTGCGCACCATCGGAAACCAAAATCGGAATTCTTTCCGGAGGCGAAAAAAGACGGGTAGCCTTATGCCGGCTGCTCATCCAGCAACCAGATATTCTGCTCTTAGACGAACCCACCAACCACTTAGACGCAGAATCCGTAGAATGGCTCGAAAAACATCTACAGCAATATCCCGGAACAGTCATCGCCGTTACACACGACCGCTACTTCTTGGATAATGTTGCCGGCTGGATTCTCGAATTAGACAGAGGACAAGGAATTCCATGGAAAGGTAACTATTCTTCATGGCTCGAACAAAAACAGAAAAGATTACAACAAGAAGAAAAACAGGAATCTAAACGGCAAAGAACCTTAGAACGGGAGTTAGATTGGATTCGGATGGCACCAAAGGCTCGGCAAGCTAAAGGAAAAGCACGCCTAAATGCTTATGAAAAATTAGTGGGAGAAGCCGGCATGGAGCGCGAACAGCAATTGGAAATCTTTATTCCTTCCGGCCCGAGATTAGGAGATGTTGTTATCCGTGCCGAGAACATCACCAAATCTTATGAAAACCGAATTTTAATCGAAAACCTGAGTTTTAACATCCCAAAAGGAGGTATTGTGGGCATAATCGGCCCTAATGGTAGCGGAAAAACAACGTTATTCCGAATGATAACCGGCACTGAAAAACCAGACTCCGGAACCATTACAGTAGGCCATACAGTCGTTTTGGGCTATGTGGATCAAGAACATGATACTCTAAATCCGGAATATGATGTTTATAAATCCATTACAGATGGCAATGATATTATCAAGTTGGGAAATAAAGAAGTAAATGGCCGCGCTTATGTATCTCGCTTCAACTTCAGCGGCTCAGACCAAACCAAAAAAATCGCAACACTATCCGGAGGCGAAAGAAACCGCGTTCATTTAGCCAATATCCTAAAAGTCGGCGCTAATGTTCTACTTTTAGACGAACCTACCAACGATATTGACATAAACACCCTCCGTGCATTAGAAGAAGGTATCGAAAATTTTGGTGGCTGTGCAATTATAATCTCCCACGACCGCTGGTTTTTAGATAGAATTTGCACCCACATCATGGCTTTTGAAGGAGACTCTACGGTGTATTTCTTTGAAGGAAATTACACAGAATATGAAGAAAGCCGCAGAAAAAGACTTGGAAAAGATGCCGAACCTAAACGTATCCGCTACAGAAGCCTAAGTTAA
- a CDS encoding ATP-binding cassette domain-containing protein — protein sequence MQLKISDLTKRYGAQLAIDGINFSVKRGEILGFLGPNGAGKTTTMKIITGFIPPTEGTVTLDDLNIREHSLEIRKKIGYLPEHNPLYLDMYVHEFLRFMGKLSGVTSNLLKTRIAEIVEQTGLTREQHKKIGQLSKGYRQRVGLAQALIHEPPVLILDEPTTGLDPNQIIEIRSLIQKIGKERTVIFSTHILPEVEAIANRVVIINKGKIVADSPTPELLAKISGEHIIVVEFETAGFRLEVFQDFPQISKIVSVSATCFEFYTQADGELRKKIYAESVQQQIPILSLQKKTTSLVDIFQSVTN from the coding sequence ATGCAGCTAAAAATTTCGGATTTAACGAAGCGTTACGGGGCGCAGTTAGCTATAGACGGTATCAATTTTTCGGTAAAACGTGGAGAGATTCTCGGGTTTTTAGGCCCCAATGGTGCTGGTAAAACGACTACGATGAAAATTATTACAGGGTTTATTCCGCCTACCGAAGGCACTGTTACCTTAGATGACTTAAATATTCGAGAGCATTCTCTTGAAATTCGGAAAAAAATAGGCTATCTACCGGAGCATAATCCGTTGTATTTAGATATGTATGTTCATGAATTTCTGCGTTTTATGGGAAAATTGAGTGGTGTAACGAGTAATTTACTAAAAACGCGCATTGCCGAAATTGTGGAGCAAACCGGCCTAACGCGAGAACAGCATAAAAAAATCGGACAGCTTTCTAAGGGATACCGGCAACGGGTAGGGCTTGCCCAAGCACTCATTCACGAACCCCCCGTACTTATCTTAGATGAACCAACCACCGGCTTAGACCCAAACCAAATCATCGAAATCCGTAGCTTAATCCAAAAAATAGGCAAAGAAAGAACAGTCATCTTTTCTACCCACATTTTACCCGAAGTAGAAGCTATTGCTAACCGTGTGGTTATCATCAACAAAGGAAAAATTGTTGCAGATTCTCCCACACCGGAATTATTGGCAAAGATTTCCGGAGAGCATATTATCGTTGTGGAGTTTGAAACTGCCGGATTCCGGTTAGAGGTGTTTCAAGATTTTCCGCAAATTTCCAAAATCGTTTCTGTATCAGCTACTTGTTTTGAGTTTTATACGCAGGCAGACGGAGAATTACGCAAAAAAATTTATGCCGAAAGTGTGCAACAGCAGATACCGATTCTCTCATTACAAAAGAAAACTACGTCTTTGGTAGATATTTTTCAGAGTGTTACAAATTGA
- a CDS encoding dihydroorotase: protein MSGQILFRGFNIVNEGKTFYGDLLVCGERIERIDSDITPAAAAQVVEGNGRWLIPGAIDDQVHFREPGLTHKATIASESKAAVAGGITSFMEMPNTNPATTTQALLDWKFQQARQTAWANYSFYLGATPDNLTEIKSLNPQNICGVKIFMGSSTGNLLVDNPQILEHIFSESPTLIATHCEYEPSIQQSTKELKSRYPDAQAVIHPFVRSAEACFESSAYAVSLAKKHNTRLHILHISTEKELQLFDNKLDLKQKRITAEVCVHHLWFNSQDYERLGNLIKWNPAIKTNQDQTALWAGLLNNSLDIVATDHAPHTLAEKNKPYWDAPSGGPLVQHALAMMLSCAKQGKITVEKVIEKMCHAPAICFNVQERGFLREGYYADLVVINPNKPQIVTADSLLYACKWSPLLGETFPVSVEQTYINGACAWNNGKFITQNAQQLQFNS, encoded by the coding sequence ATGAGTGGTCAGATTTTGTTTCGGGGGTTTAATATTGTTAATGAAGGGAAAACTTTTTATGGGGATTTATTGGTGTGTGGCGAAAGAATAGAACGGATAGATTCTGATATTACCCCGGCAGCGGCGGCACAGGTTGTTGAGGGGAATGGTCGCTGGTTGATTCCCGGTGCTATTGATGACCAAGTTCATTTTCGGGAGCCGGGTCTTACCCACAAAGCTACAATAGCCTCTGAATCCAAAGCTGCGGTAGCCGGAGGAATTACCTCATTTATGGAAATGCCGAATACAAACCCAGCTACTACTACCCAAGCACTACTTGATTGGAAGTTTCAGCAAGCCCGGCAAACAGCTTGGGCAAATTACAGCTTCTATCTGGGAGCTACACCCGACAACTTAACAGAGATAAAATCCCTAAACCCTCAAAATATCTGCGGAGTAAAGATATTCATGGGCTCTTCTACCGGAAATTTATTGGTAGATAATCCACAGATTTTAGAACATATTTTCAGCGAAAGCCCAACGCTAATAGCTACGCATTGCGAGTATGAACCCAGTATTCAGCAGTCAACTAAAGAGTTAAAAAGCCGTTATCCGGATGCCCAAGCGGTAATTCATCCGTTTGTTCGCAGCGCAGAAGCCTGTTTTGAAAGTTCGGCCTATGCCGTATCATTAGCCAAAAAACACAATACACGGCTTCATATTTTGCATATTTCAACAGAAAAAGAGTTACAACTATTTGATAATAAGTTAGATTTAAAGCAAAAAAGAATTACGGCAGAAGTTTGTGTGCATCATCTTTGGTTTAACTCCCAAGATTACGAACGCTTAGGAAACCTAATTAAATGGAATCCGGCCATAAAAACGAACCAAGATCAAACTGCTCTTTGGGCTGGATTGTTGAATAATAGCTTGGATATTGTAGCTACCGACCATGCGCCGCATACTTTAGCCGAAAAAAATAAACCTTATTGGGACGCTCCCTCCGGCGGGCCGTTAGTGCAGCATGCTTTAGCGATGATGCTTTCTTGTGCAAAGCAAGGAAAAATCACCGTAGAGAAAGTTATTGAAAAAATGTGCCACGCACCGGCAATATGCTTTAACGTGCAAGAACGAGGCTTTTTACGCGAAGGCTATTATGCTGATTTAGTTGTGATAAACCCAAACAAACCCCAAATTGTAACAGCAGATTCGTTGCTTTATGCCTGTAAATGGTCTCCCCTATTGGGGGAAACTTTCCCTGTTTCGGTAGAACAAACCTACATAAATGGTGCTTGCGCTTGGAACAACGGAAAATTTATCACCCAAAATGCCCAGCAGTTACAGTTTAATTCATAG